Proteins co-encoded in one Klebsiella michiganensis genomic window:
- a CDS encoding DspF/AvrF protein produces MTMQQRLQQWLDAWGKQQKISLRLEEGVCLLTDSQQQEAAVIELPPESSAVVLHCRVGELTGQDAALLPNLLAMNFEMNAMRGCWLALDGNNAVRLCTQCEMSVLDAERFVAWLNAFISQSGEVRAFITELPSLLETAAPR; encoded by the coding sequence ATGACGATGCAGCAACGACTTCAACAGTGGCTTGATGCCTGGGGAAAACAACAAAAGATCTCGCTTCGCCTTGAAGAGGGGGTTTGCCTGCTGACGGATTCGCAGCAGCAAGAGGCCGCGGTGATTGAACTGCCGCCAGAGAGCAGCGCGGTGGTGCTGCACTGCCGGGTAGGGGAACTGACCGGGCAGGATGCGGCGCTGCTGCCGAACCTGCTGGCGATGAACTTTGAAATGAACGCGATGCGCGGCTGCTGGCTGGCGCTCGATGGCAACAACGCGGTGCGCCTGTGTACCCAGTGTGAGATGTCCGTCCTCGACGCAGAGCGGTTTGTGGCCTGGCTAAACGCATTTATCAGCCAGAGTGGGGAGGTCAGGGCATTTATTACCGAACTGCCTTCGCTGCTGGAGACGGCAGCGCCGCGTTAA
- a CDS encoding lytic transglycosylase, which translates to MQTKQWRWGLLLLSLPALAQAECFTRVGHAFGISPALLEAIAWKESKFSLSSVNAANSNHTEDVCMMQVNSVHFGRLKQLGVTRDNLLHDPCTCIATGAWVLHGLFRQYGRSWNTVGMYNTGPSEKRHQLRQRYADDVQRIYKILQKQQPARREEDLFASNTAAGQ; encoded by the coding sequence ATGCAGACTAAACAGTGGCGCTGGGGGCTTTTGCTGCTTAGCCTCCCGGCTCTCGCGCAGGCCGAATGCTTTACCCGCGTGGGACATGCCTTTGGGATATCCCCGGCATTGCTGGAGGCCATCGCCTGGAAAGAGTCAAAATTTAGCCTCTCTTCGGTAAACGCCGCCAACTCAAACCACACCGAAGACGTGTGCATGATGCAGGTGAACAGCGTGCATTTTGGTCGGCTGAAGCAGCTGGGCGTGACGCGCGACAATCTGCTGCACGACCCCTGTACCTGCATCGCTACCGGCGCGTGGGTTTTACACGGGCTGTTCCGCCAGTATGGCCGCTCCTGGAACACCGTCGGCATGTACAATACCGGCCCGTCGGAAAAGCGTCATCAGCTTCGCCAGCGGTATGCCGATGACGTTCAGCGCATATACAAAATTCTGCAAAAGCAGCAGCCCGCGCGGCGCGAAGAGGATCTTTTCGCCAGCAACACAGCTGCTGGCCAATAA
- a CDS encoding type III secretion protein — protein sequence MQRRWRKILQPWLLVLLLAGCDSQVILNTGLTENDANDIISELSKYKIEADKQIDKTGVTVLVAQDNIERSVRILNANGLPHKARTNLGEVFQKNGIISSPLEERARYIYALSQELESTLSQIDGVVVARVNVVLPERVAPGEPVQPASASVFIKYTPEMDPDSIEPRIRRLVAASIPGLSGKNDGALSVVFVPAAAYHDRVELVTLGPFQLTLSQYATVRTLFFSLMGLLLLLGGIFTLLPKLKAMKRGKNSGSTELAVVPPERR from the coding sequence ATGCAACGACGCTGGCGAAAAATCCTGCAGCCCTGGCTGCTGGTCCTGCTGCTGGCAGGCTGCGACTCACAGGTCATTCTGAACACTGGCCTGACGGAAAATGATGCCAATGACATCATTTCTGAACTGTCGAAATACAAAATTGAAGCCGACAAGCAAATTGATAAAACCGGCGTGACCGTGCTGGTGGCTCAGGACAATATTGAACGCTCCGTCCGCATTCTTAACGCCAATGGTTTACCGCATAAAGCGCGAACTAACCTGGGCGAGGTATTCCAGAAAAACGGCATTATTTCCAGCCCGCTCGAAGAGCGCGCTCGCTATATTTATGCGCTTTCTCAGGAGCTGGAATCTACGCTTTCACAAATTGATGGCGTGGTGGTGGCTCGAGTGAACGTTGTCCTGCCTGAACGCGTGGCGCCCGGTGAGCCGGTGCAGCCCGCCTCGGCGTCGGTGTTTATTAAATACACCCCGGAGATGGATCCCGACAGCATTGAGCCGAGAATTCGCCGGCTGGTAGCCGCGAGTATTCCCGGGCTTTCGGGGAAAAATGACGGTGCGCTGTCCGTGGTATTTGTCCCCGCTGCGGCCTATCACGACCGCGTGGAACTGGTGACCTTAGGGCCTTTCCAGCTGACGCTGTCGCAGTATGCCACGGTCAGAACCCTGTTCTTCTCGCTGATGGGTCTGTTACTGCTGCTCGGCGGTATTTTCACCCTTTTACCGAAATTAAAGGCGATGAAGCGCGGCAAAAATTCAGGCTCGACTGAACTGGCCGTCGTGCCCCCAGAGCGTCGGTAA
- a CDS encoding type III secretion protein HrpF, giving the protein MSNSFDIQRNLDSQLSRLHHSVAELAQSTLGQPAPSMGDMVEFKNALMKEAAATFTDSQLGSLKHSLSKEIIDSIN; this is encoded by the coding sequence ATGAGCAATTCCTTTGATATTCAGCGCAATCTCGACAGCCAACTGTCCCGTCTGCACCACTCGGTTGCCGAGCTGGCGCAGAGCACGCTCGGCCAGCCCGCGCCAAGCATGGGTGACATGGTGGAATTTAAAAACGCCCTGATGAAAGAGGCGGCAGCAACCTTCACCGACAGCCAACTGGGGTCGCTCAAGCATAGCCTGAGCAAGGAGATTATCGACTCTATCAACTAG
- a CDS encoding secretin, whose amino-acid sequence MFVLAATAGCYSAAVSAQTPADWQNGAYAYSAQGTPLRTVLQDFASSHGVNLRLGDVPDSVVDGRLRSDSGVAFLDRLALQYRFQWFVYNGSLFVSPQSAETSKRISVSADAAPDLKQALRDVGLLEDKFGYGELPDDGVVIVTGPPEYVALVADFSAKDKDKKQNKEMMAFPLKYASVADREIKYREKTLLVPGVATILNELLGKKSTRSSQGIVPGGEGSSREALNKSFQEQSDNILSGLIQGQDSRMRGAGGDDEGEMNPLVSADVRNNALLVRDDPKRREQYQALISQIDVPQKLVEIDAMIIDVDRHAFSKFSSNLSGTFGNITAGSSMLQGAGTLFVTDYSRFFAQIQAMEGEGNASIVANPSILTLENQPAVIDMSDTAFITATGERVATIEPVTAGTSLQVVPRAIGNGPTSTVQLVVDVEDGKVQVNDDGVATGAKRATVSTQALVQQNGSLVMGGFHSRETGDTDHRIPLLGDIPYLGKFFSYTSHETSQRERLFIITPHLVGDQVDPTRYIDEQDRQQLSAAMNEVQLRQRYSSMKGDIENAMRDLAEDKVPTGFQAGGEGMGIGQLCNVGPGLSSDSSHSQWYSNASIQISVGLIRNISGKPQRFDESSCRDDDVLAVAAWPGGNLAPGQSAEVYIAYRTRGEGRRSRQSLLTSSSSLPVNASRSRSYLLPPRPVLH is encoded by the coding sequence ATGTTCGTCCTGGCCGCAACCGCCGGCTGCTACAGCGCAGCCGTGAGCGCCCAAACGCCTGCCGACTGGCAAAATGGCGCCTATGCCTATTCTGCCCAGGGCACGCCGCTGCGCACCGTCTTGCAGGATTTCGCCAGCAGCCACGGCGTGAACCTGCGTTTAGGAGATGTGCCCGACAGCGTGGTGGACGGACGCCTGCGTTCCGACAGCGGCGTGGCCTTCCTCGACCGCCTGGCGCTGCAGTACCGCTTCCAGTGGTTTGTCTATAACGGCTCGCTGTTCGTCAGCCCGCAGTCGGCAGAAACCTCGAAGCGCATCAGCGTTTCGGCCGATGCCGCGCCGGATCTCAAGCAGGCGCTGCGTGATGTCGGGCTGCTGGAAGATAAATTCGGCTACGGCGAGCTGCCGGACGACGGCGTGGTGATTGTCACCGGGCCGCCGGAGTACGTCGCGCTGGTGGCGGATTTTAGCGCCAAAGATAAAGACAAAAAGCAGAACAAAGAGATGATGGCGTTCCCGCTGAAGTACGCCTCGGTAGCCGACCGCGAAATTAAATACCGTGAGAAAACGCTGCTGGTGCCCGGGGTGGCAACCATCCTCAACGAATTACTGGGCAAGAAGAGCACCCGCTCTTCGCAAGGGATTGTCCCCGGCGGAGAAGGCAGCTCGCGTGAAGCCCTGAACAAATCATTCCAGGAACAATCGGACAACATTCTCTCCGGGCTGATTCAGGGCCAGGACAGCCGTATGCGTGGCGCAGGCGGCGATGACGAAGGGGAAATGAACCCGCTGGTCTCGGCCGATGTGCGCAACAACGCCCTGCTGGTCCGGGACGATCCTAAACGCCGCGAGCAGTATCAGGCGCTGATCTCTCAGATTGACGTGCCGCAAAAGCTGGTGGAAATCGACGCCATGATTATTGATGTCGACCGCCACGCGTTTTCAAAGTTCTCCAGCAACCTCAGCGGCACATTCGGCAATATCACCGCGGGCTCTTCCATGCTGCAGGGGGCGGGCACGCTATTCGTGACCGACTACAGCCGCTTCTTTGCCCAGATCCAGGCGATGGAAGGCGAGGGCAACGCCTCCATCGTTGCCAACCCGTCGATTCTGACGCTGGAAAACCAGCCCGCAGTGATCGACATGAGCGATACCGCTTTTATTACCGCGACCGGTGAACGCGTGGCGACCATTGAACCCGTGACCGCCGGAACCAGCCTGCAGGTGGTGCCGCGCGCCATTGGCAATGGGCCAACCAGTACGGTGCAGTTAGTGGTGGATGTGGAAGACGGCAAAGTCCAGGTCAACGATGACGGCGTGGCAACCGGCGCGAAGCGCGCCACGGTCAGCACTCAGGCGCTGGTTCAGCAGAACGGCTCGCTGGTGATGGGCGGCTTCCACTCCCGCGAAACCGGTGACACCGACCACCGCATTCCTCTGCTCGGCGACATTCCTTACCTGGGGAAATTCTTCTCTTACACCAGCCACGAGACGTCGCAGCGCGAGCGCTTGTTCATCATCACCCCGCACCTGGTGGGTGACCAGGTGGACCCGACGCGCTACATCGACGAGCAGGATCGCCAGCAACTCTCGGCGGCGATGAATGAGGTCCAGCTCCGTCAGCGCTACAGCTCGATGAAAGGTGATATCGAAAACGCTATGCGGGATCTGGCGGAAGACAAAGTGCCTACGGGGTTCCAGGCGGGCGGTGAAGGTATGGGCATTGGCCAACTGTGCAACGTGGGGCCGGGGCTTTCATCAGACAGTTCCCACAGCCAGTGGTACAGCAATGCGTCGATACAAATCAGCGTCGGGCTGATCCGCAATATCAGCGGCAAGCCGCAGCGCTTTGACGAGTCCAGCTGCCGCGATGATGACGTGCTGGCCGTGGCCGCATGGCCGGGTGGAAACCTTGCGCCAGGCCAGTCGGCAGAAGTGTATATCGCCTATCGCACGCGGGGAGAAGGGCGTCGTAGCCGCCAGTCGCTGCTGACCTCTTCATCGTCGTTGCCGGTGAACGCATCAAGATCGCGCAGCTATCTCCTGCCGCCGCGCCCAGTACTGCACTAA
- a CDS encoding type III secretion protein HrpD: MVTWDRALTANWLRWWLEGFWRQADASWFGLPWFSLDEARRQSLMLKSPQALPAMLVLEECLPETPDTRLLALVTLDLAQRETLFALVAEVCQRGSGAGQLTEPQRVWCERLTRGLRPGVWLPASLSFSEEPNLAVLCLLRPIITPAAWQRLRFSFPQAVIARCEAMLVDETVPPLNRLQALWDGAIWQAQQPRTPALNDFSREQ; the protein is encoded by the coding sequence GTGGTTACCTGGGATCGTGCGCTGACGGCGAACTGGCTCCGCTGGTGGCTGGAGGGATTCTGGCGGCAGGCGGATGCCAGTTGGTTCGGGTTGCCCTGGTTCAGCCTCGACGAGGCGAGGCGTCAGAGCCTGATGCTCAAGTCGCCGCAGGCCCTACCGGCCATGCTGGTGCTGGAGGAATGCCTGCCGGAAACGCCTGACACGCGCCTGTTGGCCCTGGTTACGCTTGACTTAGCCCAGCGTGAAACGCTTTTTGCGCTGGTGGCCGAAGTTTGCCAGCGAGGGAGCGGGGCAGGGCAGCTCACTGAACCTCAGCGGGTGTGGTGCGAACGTCTGACCCGAGGTTTACGCCCCGGCGTCTGGTTGCCCGCAAGTCTTAGTTTTAGCGAAGAGCCAAACCTCGCGGTGCTCTGCCTGCTGCGTCCGATTATAACGCCTGCGGCGTGGCAGCGGCTGCGGTTTAGTTTTCCTCAGGCCGTCATCGCGCGATGTGAAGCGATGCTTGTGGATGAAACGGTGCCGCCGCTAAATCGCCTGCAGGCGCTGTGGGACGGTGCGATCTGGCAGGCTCAACAGCCCCGAACGCCAGCGCTGAACGATTTTTCACGGGAGCAATAA
- a CDS encoding type III secretion protein: MSTIGNMLNLATALPQMALNATPEGMAANLLKNVGDQMVNDIASRLTNLLFSGGMNGNNNNTFMSPQSQGGASMGNTLAMSNMQQMLQQVIQQMGVNSQNTPFNSLAGAGNMNAFNSGMSNGLQSPSTGIGLVQLPISTTSANSANSFNQLGNSMGSQLGSKMGLQALDDVKSDTSGLSAMLGGGGKVDGGSKETRAEIGKFMDQHPEIYGKPQSAGAGMPGLVHIGKGPSSWEDALKNSKPLSGDSLKAFQSAKNDLKTSMVGGSIPGSATTPGNGSSSLLMNADAQLFNGNIIKDALKHHHGALMNLASAALA, from the coding sequence ATGAGTACGATTGGAAATATGCTAAATCTGGCCACTGCATTACCGCAGATGGCGCTGAACGCAACCCCAGAAGGTATGGCCGCTAACCTGTTGAAAAACGTTGGCGATCAGATGGTGAACGACATTGCCTCCAGGCTGACCAACCTGCTGTTCTCCGGCGGCATGAACGGAAACAATAACAACACCTTTATGTCTCCGCAGAGTCAGGGCGGCGCGAGCATGGGCAACACGCTGGCGATGAGCAATATGCAGCAGATGCTCCAGCAGGTTATCCAGCAAATGGGCGTGAATTCACAGAACACGCCGTTCAACAGCCTGGCGGGGGCGGGCAACATGAACGCTTTCAACAGCGGCATGAGCAACGGCCTGCAGTCACCTTCTACCGGCATTGGCCTGGTTCAGCTGCCGATCTCCACCACCAGCGCGAACAGCGCAAACAGCTTCAACCAACTGGGTAACAGTATGGGCAGCCAGCTGGGCAGCAAAATGGGCCTGCAGGCGCTGGATGACGTGAAGTCAGACACCAGCGGCCTGAGCGCCATGTTGGGCGGCGGCGGTAAAGTTGACGGCGGCTCGAAAGAGACCCGCGCTGAAATCGGTAAATTTATGGATCAGCACCCGGAAATTTACGGCAAGCCGCAGAGCGCGGGTGCCGGTATGCCGGGCCTGGTGCACATCGGGAAAGGCCCATCCAGCTGGGAAGACGCGCTGAAAAACAGCAAACCGCTGAGCGGCGATTCGCTGAAAGCCTTCCAGTCCGCGAAAAACGATCTGAAAACCTCCATGGTGGGGGGCTCTATTCCTGGCTCCGCTACGACACCGGGCAACGGCTCTTCCAGCCTGCTGATGAACGCCGATGCGCAGCTGTTTAACGGCAATATCATCAAGGACGCCTTGAAGCATCACCACGGCGCGCTGATGAACCTGGCAAGCGCCGCGCTGGCCTAA
- a CDS encoding type III secretion system protein, whose product MPFGNNVATQSDAAFFSAALQQPEAASAMGGVGGKPAAMFEKASGMFKQMEGDQKQMNNVLRKAARSTDPLVLNQVDDQLSNYYLESMMNAKIVSKSISGLDKLTNLQ is encoded by the coding sequence ATCCCGTTCGGTAACAACGTCGCGACCCAAAGCGATGCCGCTTTCTTTTCAGCCGCGTTGCAACAGCCGGAAGCGGCCTCGGCTATGGGTGGCGTGGGGGGGAAACCTGCCGCGATGTTTGAAAAAGCCTCCGGCATGTTCAAACAAATGGAAGGCGACCAGAAACAGATGAATAACGTGCTGCGTAAAGCCGCGCGTTCCACCGATCCACTGGTGCTTAACCAGGTGGATGACCAGCTCTCTAACTATTACCTGGAGAGCATGATGAACGCCAAGATAGTCTCGAAGAGCATTTCGGGGCTCGATAAACTGACCAATCTGCAGTAA
- a CDS encoding type III secretion protein HrpT translates to MKPSILLLLALAFVLSGCATRNDNGCDSVACRPLSDSHHLTIWWPNDMRNGVQDYTQMPVR, encoded by the coding sequence ATGAAACCTTCGATTTTATTACTGCTGGCGCTGGCGTTTGTCCTCAGCGGCTGCGCTACCCGCAATGATAACGGCTGTGACAGCGTGGCGTGCCGCCCGCTGTCGGACAGCCACCACCTGACCATCTGGTGGCCGAACGATATGCGTAACGGTGTGCAGGATTACACGCAGATGCCGGTGCGTTGA
- a CDS encoding transglycosylase SLT domain protein produces the protein MQISSGPGGFSPLLPENHFPGLDGASPDSQNGSNSVTAKLLLNNGGNTLAIPLALNFANAGAADKPSAINFGDSPANNNSPATNPANASSSGSSGSADSMMQELQQMLQQFLKELMQLFHMNTGQSKGDDDSSSPASGIGSGSGSGSGMGSSGSDGAGDAGRPLNNFAAAPSGGPAGASGPSADSLPPGDTSLKTSDPTLQKIVSQFGGEYEKASAETGVPAKLLAALTMQESGGDVNAKSTNPGNGLTDSGMNQINPDTYRAMQSKYPDKLGSDMNSPANQIMCSALMLKEGKEKFGSYDAALRAYNSGDDQVNLHNLSSVSLGDPNYVNEVNSHMAKFA, from the coding sequence ATGCAGATATCATCAGGACCGGGTGGGTTCTCACCTCTTTTGCCGGAAAACCATTTTCCAGGCCTGGACGGGGCGTCACCGGACTCGCAGAACGGCAGTAACAGCGTTACCGCCAAACTGCTGCTGAATAACGGCGGGAACACGCTGGCGATTCCGCTGGCGCTGAATTTTGCCAATGCGGGGGCGGCGGACAAGCCGTCGGCGATCAACTTTGGCGACTCACCGGCCAATAACAACAGCCCGGCAACTAACCCGGCGAACGCTTCGTCAAGCGGCAGCAGCGGTTCCGCCGACAGCATGATGCAGGAGCTTCAGCAGATGCTGCAGCAGTTCCTGAAAGAGCTGATGCAGCTTTTCCACATGAATACCGGGCAAAGTAAGGGGGATGACGATTCCTCTTCGCCGGCGAGCGGCATTGGTTCCGGCTCCGGCTCAGGTTCTGGCATGGGCAGCAGCGGCAGCGATGGTGCCGGAGATGCTGGCCGCCCGTTGAACAACTTCGCAGCAGCGCCTTCTGGCGGGCCGGCGGGTGCGTCGGGGCCGTCTGCGGATAGCCTGCCGCCCGGCGACACTAGCCTGAAAACCAGCGATCCTACGCTGCAAAAAATCGTTTCCCAGTTCGGGGGGGAATATGAAAAAGCTTCCGCAGAAACCGGCGTTCCGGCCAAACTTTTAGCCGCGCTGACGATGCAGGAGTCCGGTGGCGACGTGAATGCGAAATCCACCAACCCGGGCAACGGCCTGACCGACAGCGGCATGAACCAGATCAACCCGGACACTTACCGGGCGATGCAAAGCAAATACCCGGACAAACTCGGCAGCGACATGAACTCCCCGGCTAACCAGATCATGTGCTCGGCGTTGATGCTCAAAGAGGGTAAAGAGAAATTCGGCAGCTATGATGCCGCGCTTCGCGCCTATAACTCCGGCGACGATCAGGTGAACCTCCACAACTTATCCAGCGTCTCCTTGGGTGACCCTAACTACGTTAACGAAGTGAACAGCCACATGGCGAAATTTGCCTGA
- a CDS encoding type III secretion protein HrpE, which produces MWIGRKLALEEDSQVIEGVLLPHSALQAQRQAQSLVEQAMLKSEALLEEARLRAEQMLAEAQADAERLAASRCEEVERDFWLRAEPFFSDWQAEREAQSAEIVSQAQALITAVFEQLFGGLSEQQKLTALLTQLQNSSARATDVTLFHPSQYEAPLASWLAARPQLGWTRCADDALAAETLLLQTAQGEFSISWASLQQHLLRLAS; this is translated from the coding sequence ATGTGGATTGGCCGTAAACTCGCCTTAGAAGAGGACAGCCAGGTTATTGAAGGCGTTCTGCTGCCTCACTCCGCTTTGCAGGCCCAGCGGCAGGCGCAGAGCCTGGTGGAACAGGCTATGCTCAAGAGTGAAGCCCTGCTGGAGGAAGCCCGCCTACGGGCTGAACAGATGCTCGCCGAGGCGCAGGCCGACGCCGAACGCCTGGCCGCCAGCCGCTGTGAAGAAGTCGAACGTGATTTCTGGCTGCGGGCCGAACCCTTTTTTAGCGACTGGCAGGCCGAGCGGGAGGCGCAAAGTGCCGAGATTGTCAGCCAGGCGCAGGCGCTCATTACGGCCGTTTTTGAACAGCTGTTTGGCGGCCTGAGCGAACAGCAAAAACTCACGGCGTTGCTGACTCAGCTCCAGAATTCGAGCGCCCGAGCAACGGACGTCACGCTTTTTCACCCCTCACAGTATGAAGCCCCGCTGGCAAGCTGGCTGGCCGCACGCCCTCAGTTAGGCTGGACGCGCTGCGCCGACGACGCCCTGGCGGCCGAAACGCTGCTGCTGCAAACCGCCCAGGGCGAATTCAGCATTAGCTGGGCTTCGCTCCAGCAGCATTTGCTGCGCCTCGCCAGCTAA
- a CDS encoding ATPase AAA: MKENSSNHWEIKHIPVDIDLNMPRSAAALPASENVHDGLDIWLQTLAPLKVDLVLEGETGTGKDTFARRIYDHSGCRGAFVPINCAAIPETLAESELFGVTAGAYTGATHSRAGYIESANNGVLFLDEIDSMSLSLQAKLLRVLETRTVGRLGSTQSISLNLRVIVASQKPLAQLMEQKLFRQDLFFRLTTVKISLPALRERVECIIPLFRRFAQESAVRLNRALPPMSQHLSEALLMHRWPGNIRELKGAAERFVLGLPALGQVSHPEMRSVRLRERLRRIEYSLIEDCLSRHENRVVSAAHELGIPRRTLYQRIKSLTEKEN; this comes from the coding sequence ATGAAAGAAAACAGTTCGAATCATTGGGAGATAAAGCATATTCCTGTCGATATCGACTTGAATATGCCGCGGTCGGCAGCCGCATTACCCGCGTCTGAAAACGTGCACGACGGGCTGGATATTTGGCTGCAAACGTTAGCCCCTCTAAAGGTTGATTTGGTGCTGGAAGGCGAAACGGGCACCGGCAAAGACACCTTTGCCCGCCGTATTTACGACCATTCTGGCTGTCGTGGCGCTTTTGTACCGATTAACTGCGCGGCGATCCCCGAAACGCTGGCCGAAAGCGAACTGTTCGGCGTGACGGCGGGGGCCTACACCGGCGCGACCCACTCCCGTGCCGGCTACATAGAAAGCGCCAATAATGGCGTACTGTTTCTGGATGAAATTGACAGCATGTCGTTGAGCCTGCAGGCCAAGCTGCTGCGGGTATTAGAAACCCGCACCGTTGGGCGCCTGGGCAGCACGCAGTCTATTTCGCTTAACCTGCGGGTGATTGTGGCCTCGCAAAAACCTCTTGCTCAGCTCATGGAGCAAAAACTGTTCCGCCAGGATCTCTTCTTCCGCCTGACGACGGTCAAAATTTCGCTTCCGGCGCTGCGTGAGCGTGTGGAATGCATTATCCCGCTGTTCCGCCGGTTTGCGCAGGAATCGGCGGTTCGGCTGAATCGTGCGCTGCCGCCGATGTCGCAGCACCTTAGCGAAGCGCTGCTGATGCACCGCTGGCCGGGGAATATTCGTGAATTAAAAGGCGCGGCCGAACGGTTTGTGCTGGGGCTGCCGGCCCTGGGACAGGTTTCGCACCCGGAGATGCGTTCCGTGCGGCTGCGAGAGCGGCTGCGGCGGATCGAATACAGCCTGATAGAAGATTGCCTATCCCGGCATGAAAATCGGGTTGTGAGCGCCGCACATGAACTGGGCATTCCAAGAAGAACGCTCTATCAAAGAATTAAATCATTGACTGAAAAGGAAAATTAA